Sequence from the Verrucomicrobiota bacterium genome:
CGTTCAACATCTGCACGGTGCCGGCGGGTGGTGGCACGGCCACCGTTTTGGTGACTGGACAGGACCCTTGCTGGGCGCCGAACTCGCGCACGGTCATTTTTGTCCGTGGTCGTGGCGGCGACCTCAGTCTCTCTTTACTTGACGTGCCAACGAAACAAACCAAGAATGTGAGTCGCATTTCGGGAAGCAACTCACAGCCCAGTTGGGCCAGATAATAACTTCCCGCCTAACAACCAAACACAAATGAAAAAAGTAAAATTTCTAAACCTGATCGTGTCCGCTTTAGTTCTCTCCGTCGCAGTCGTCGGTTGCAAAAAAAATCCTTACGGCGTCACGCCGCTTCCGGGGCAGAGGGCGGGGAAGGTGGGCGAGCCGGGTGCCGGTACGCCGATTGAACCGCCTTCCCAAATCAAACCCGACAGTACAGGCCTGCTCGAATCCGCCGACCCCAGCAAATTCGCCAATTGGCCGGAGGACCGTGCTGCATTGAGCGCCCAAACTGTTTATTTCGACTTCGACAGTTCGACGGTGAAGGCCAGCGAGAAATCCAAGATCGAAGCGGTGGCGGATTACATCAAGAAAAATCCCGGCAACGCGCTGCGGATTGAAGGCCATTGCGATGAACGCGGGACGGAGGAATACAATCGCTCCCTTGGCGAACGCCGCGCTCTGGCGTTGCGCGAGTATTTGGCCAATCTTGGCAGCAGCCCCGACCGGATTCTTACCGTCAGCTTTGGGAAGGATCAGCCGGCTGATCCCGGCCATGATGAAGCGGCTTGGGCGAAAAATCGCCGTGGCGTATTCGTTGTGCTGACGCCGCCGAAGTAAGCCGAATTGGACAGCTATTTCAGCTCAAATCTTAACCGGCTTTGGGGCTTTACTATTAAAGCCCCTTAGCTTAGTTTCAGCGAGAAAGGTAAATTTATGAATATTATGTTTGCTGGGTTTTTTGGCGGTTGGGAAATCGTTTTGATCCTGGCGGTGGTGTTGATTCTGTTCGGCGCGAAGAAGCTGCCCGAGCTGGCCAAGGGTCTGGGCCAAGGCATCAAGGAATTCAAAAGGCGACGCGCGATGTGACCGACGAAATCCATAACGCAATGGATGACGACTCGTCGAAGTCCGTCAGCTATCCTCCGCAAAAGAAACTTCCGGAAGAAAGTTCGGCGACCGCCGCGCCCACCGTGCCCCAGTCTTCCGAGCACAAGGTCTGATAGAATCCTGCTGATTCAGCTTTTGCCATGGCAACCGACCCCGATGAGGTGCGTACCGATGTCGAAGACGAAGATGGTGGCGGGCCGGTCAAATCCTTCCTGGAGCATCTCGAAGATTTCCGTTGGACGCTGATCAAAATCGTCGTTTCGATTGCCGTCGCGATGCTGCTTTGCCTGATCGCGGGCAACTACGTGGTCGGTGTCATCAAGCGCCCGCTCGACAAGGCGAAGATCAGGTATCCCGGCACCAACCAGGTGGTGACGCTGCTCTTGGGCACAAACCGGCTGGGGGTGTTTCAACTGGATGCAAACCAGCAAGCCGCCTTTCAATTTGGTACGAACCGATTCGTGGCGCTGCAACTGGCGCCGATCACCATTGGCAGCAATCAGGTGTTGGGAATCCGGATGGACACGAACAACGACGCGGCGGAGACGGCGCAGAAACTCAAGATCGATCTGAATACGCTCAGCCCGGCGGGGGGCTTTTTTGTAGCGTTTCAGGTCGCGTTTTACGGTGGGCTGGCACTGGCGTCGCCGTTCATCTTTTATTTCATCGCAAACTTTGTTTTCCCCGCTTTGAAGATGAAGGAGAAGAAATACGTGAACCGCGGGCTTCTCGTCGCCGTGCCGCTTTTCATGGTCGGCGTCACGTTTTGTTATTTCATCCTCATGCCCATTGCGCTGGCGGCGTCCCAGCTTTACTCCAACTGGCTCGGCTTCTCGGCGAACATCTGGCGCGCGGAGGAATACATCAGCTTTGTCTGCAAATTCCTGCTCGGCATGGGACTGGGCTTTGAAATGCCGGTGGTGATTCTGGTGTTGGTCAAGATCGGCATCTTGAATTACAGCATCCTTTCCAAGGGCCGCCGTTACATGATCGTGGTCAATTTGATTCTGGGCGCGCTCTTGACGACACCGGAAGTGCTAACGCAAGTCATCATGTTCATCCCCCTCCAGGCCCTTTACGAAATCAGCATCTGGATTGCCTGGTATTGGGAACGCCAGGAGCGGAAACGCCAGGAGGCGGAGGCCAATGCCGTGCCGTGAAAACTTTCTGAAATCGCTCTTTACAACTTTTGGAATTGAGTTAGGCTTTCCTCAACAAACAAAAATTATGCGCACTTCCTTCTTTCTCCTTTCGTCGGTGTTGACGCTCACACTGTTCTCTGCCGGTTGCGCGGGGCCGGAACAAAAATTCGGGCGCGGCGTCAGTAACATTTTTGAAATTGTCCGGGGCGGCGAAATCCGTCGCACCGTCGAACAGACCGCCATGACCGACGGGCCGGACACGGCCTACACCGGCGGCTTCGTCAAAGGCTTGAATCGCAGCATCGCGCGGACGTTTATCGGGGTCTATGAGGTGGCGACCTTCCCAATTCCCTCATACGACCCGATCGCGACTGATTACCTGACCCCCAACCCGGTCTATCCGGACAGCTACAAACCGAACTTGATCGCCGATCAGGTGTTCGCGCCCGACACCTCGCTCGGTTTTGCCGGCGGCGACGTGGCACCGATGATGCCGGGCAGCCGTTTCCGCATCTTTGATAACTAACATTTAGTTTTTGAAATTGCGCGCCTCGTGCGCCCGGCGCCAACATTTCGGTGTTGGCGCTTTTTTATTTGATGACGCTGGAACGGACATCGCCCTGCAAAATCAACCTCCTGCTCAACATCCTGGGCAAACGACCGGATGGCTTTCACGAACTCGAAACCGTCATGTACCCGGTCAACGTTTGCGATCAACTCACATTCAAACGTTCTGCGAGCGGCTTGAAACTGACGTGCAATGATCCCAGCCTCCCCACGGACGGCGGCAATCTCGTTCATCGGGCGGCGACGGAATTTCTGAGGTTGGCGTCCATTACGGACGGTGTCTGCATCCACCTCGAGAAAAAACTTCCGCTGGCCGCCGGTTTGGGCGGGGGCAGTGCCAACGCCGCCATCACGCTCCTGGGCCTGAACGAACTTTTTGGAAAACCGCTTTCGCCAGAAAAATTGCTCGAACTCGCCGCCACACTCGGGTCGGACGTTCCATTCTTTTTGCAAAGCAAACCTGCACTGGCGACTGGCCGCGGCGAAAAAGTTCAGGCACTTGATTTGTTTCCGGCCTTAAACGGCGCCTGCCTGCTGCTCGTGCATCCGGGCTTCGGCATTCCCACCGCCTGGGCCTATCAGCAACTGTCTCGCTTCCCGGAAGCGCTGAACGGCCGACCGGGTCGCGCGACGAAATTGATCGCGTTATTGCAACAGCCCGATCTCCATAGTGCAGGCGAAGCCTTCTATAATTCGCTCGAAGCCCCGGCGCTTAAAAAATATCCGTTGCTGGTTTTGTTCCAGGAATTCTTCCGCGCCAACAGTGCCGTCGCCACTTTGATGTCTGGCAGCGGCTCGACGACGTTTGCGCTGTTCCAAAGCCAATCGGACGGCGAGCAGGCCCTCGAAAAGTTCAGACAGAAATTCGGAACCACGTGCTGGACGGCGCTTGTTCCGCATTGATCGAACCGCAGCGATCGACTTGTCAGGTCCACGAATGATATTCGGCGCTACTTCTGACGCTTGGGGCTTTCAACCGGTTTGGTCGTCTCCGTGACTTTGGATTTTATTTTTTCCCAACGCTGATCCCAATCTGCCCAGCTTGATGTCCACTCGACACCGGTGAATTGTTTGCGGGCCGTCGTCAGAACCTTCTCTACCTTCTCAAGCTGGGCTTGCACCGCCTTTTTTTCGCCCCAGCTCAGATAGGCTTCCAACAGGTTGAGCTGGTTGTCCGGAAAATCGGGGCTTAACTCCACGGCTTTCTGAAGGTGCTGCCGCGCCTTGTTGCGGTTGCCGATGCTCAAAGGCCAACCTGGCGCGTCCCGGTAAAGCAGGCCGAGGTTCCGCTCCGGCCCGGCGAAATCAAAACGGCTGTCGAGATCGCGCGCCGCCTTGAATTCGCGCTCCATCTCCTCGACGATTTTCAACGCGCCCAGTTTCTTGGTTTGCGCCAATTGCGCCAGGTTCATCGCCAGGTAGTAGTGGGCCGCCGCCGATATCGGATCACGCGCCACGGCCTGGCGACCGGCGGCGATTCCCAGTTCCGCGATTTCCGCTCGTTGCGTGTGGTTGGTGGCCAGGTCCGCCCAGTCAAAACAGGCGCGCGCGAAGTGCCACGCGGCGTCGGGCTGGTTCATCTCTCGTTTGTAAAGCGCCTGTGCTTCCAGAAACACTCGCGCACCTCGTGCTCGTAGGTCGATCTGCTGCTGGACCTGGGCCCGGGCAAGCGACGCCAGGTTGTGAGAGACAAGCAGGATGAGGATTGCAAAAATAAGCCCGCCACGTCGGCGGAAAGGTCGCAAATAAAAAGCAGAATTAATGGTTGCCAACATGATGACCCGGTTTATAGTTTCCGAAAGTGAGATTGAATTGGAAAACCCTGAGATTTGCAATCTTTCCGGTCTTTGCGGCAATCGGGACCGGCTGCAGCGGCATCAATGCGTCGCACAGCGTGTCCCCGGCCACATTCTTATTGCCGGGGCTGATGCAATCCAGTCCCCAGCCTTCGCAGCCCGAGATTACTGTTCCGCAATTGGAGACGGTTAAACAGGTAGCTCAAGCTCAATAATCCTATGCGATTTCCACTCGCGTTGACGGCGAAAATCGCTCGTCACATCATTAAACACAAACTGCGGCGCACTCCGAAATTTGCCTTGGTGCTGCAACTCGAACCACTCCACACCTGCAATTTGACGTGCACCGGCTGTGGTCGTATTCGCGAATATTCCACCAACCTTAAAGACATGATGAGTCTGGAGGATTGCCTCGCGTCCGCCAACGAATGCGACGCGCCGATGGTTTCCATCTGCGGCGGCGAGCCACTTATTCATCCGAAGATCGAGGAGTTGGTGAACGGCATCCTCGCCCAAGGTCGCATCGTCTATGTCTGCACAAATGGCATGTTCATGCGGAAGAAGATGCGCGATTATCTGGCGAGTATTTATTCGCCGGCGCTGGAATCTCAAATTGCAAATCTCAAATCCCAGAACCTCATCACTGCCAGGGACGCCGAACAAATTCGCAACGGCGACGAGAAGGCCCGCAGCAAGGTCGTGATCCGCCCAACGAAGTGGATGTATTGGAACGTTCACATCGACGGCCTCGAATACACGCACGATCTCATCGTCGAGCGCGAAGGCGTGTTCAAGGAATGTGTCGAAGCCATCAAGATGGCGAAGCTTCTTGGTTATCAGGTCGCCACGAACACGACGGTCTATAAAGAAACCGACGTGAAGGAAATCGAAGGGATGTTTGAGTTCTTCTCATCGCTCGAAGTCGATGGTCACACAATTTCACCGGGCTACGAATACGATGCCGCCAAGAAGGATATGGTCAAGCGCCTTCACCGGCAGCCCGAAGATTTCTTTCTCACGCGCAAAATGACGCGGCAAAAATTCGCCAAGATTCAGGAGTGGGGCGAACGCTTCACCATTTTCGGCACGCCGGTCTATCAGGAATTCCTCGCCGGCAAACGCGAACTGACCTGCACCGCGTGGGCGATTCCCACCCGTAACATCAAAGGCTGGAAAGCGCCCTGCTACCTCATGACCGACGGCCATTACGCTGGCTACCATGAAATGCTCGAGAAAGTGGACTGGGACAAATACGGCGTTGTGGACGGCGTCGCGCGCGATCCACGCTGCGAGAATTGCATGGTCCATTGCGGCTACGACCCCAGTGGCGCGCTCGGCACCAACTTTCAACGCGGCGACAACTGGAAAAACTTCAAATACAACTTCTGGCCAAAGCCCAAGCCGTATTATCCGGGCCGCGACGTGCGCGCGTTCAACGGCGTCTCGATCGGCAAGGGTCATCTCGCCGAAGCCAAGGCCGCCATCAACAGTCCGCGCGCCGCGATGAACGGAGCCCAAGCCGTTTTCCAACGTCGCGAAGAACCGCACGAACACAACGGCAATGGCAGTTGCGGCAACGGGGATGCTTCGCAACGCGAAGAGTTGCTGGAGAAGATTGCTGATGCCAAGAAGGGCGAGTGAGTTTGTTCATGGCAGAGGCGAAAGCGAGCGCATTGAATGAAACGGCCGTTGCTTATCGGACCGCGACACAATTTCCCGCGCTTCACGATCCGCGCCATCCGGTGCATCGCATCGCCAATCGGCTGGAGCCGTTTGTCCGCGCCATCGTGGAAAGCATCTGCCCCGAAAGAATCATCCTCTTTGGCAGCTACGCGTACGGAGAACCCGATGAGCATAGCGACGTGGACCTGCTGGTCATTCGGCGAAACATCGCTTCCGAGAAGGCGAGCAACCTTGAAATCCGTAACGCGTTTGACTCGGTCCCAGGACCGTTATTTTCCTTCACCATCCTCAGCAAGACGCCCGAACGGATCGCCGAACGCCTCTCGGTCAAGAGCCCCTTCTACGAAGACATCGTCGGCAAGGGCATCGAACTGTATGCCGCCCAATAGGCCTTCTGATGAGAACGATCCGGCGGATTGGTTTTACTCAGCCGGAGATCGGCTTCGCGTGGCCGATTCTTCCTGGCGGCATGAGGGATTGACCCATGCGGGCATTGAACTTTTGCAGGAGGCCGCCGAGCGGTATCTCAAGGGCTACCTCGTTGCCCAAGGATGGCGACTGAACCGGACGCACGATCTGCGAAAGCTGCTTGATGAGGCCCAAAGCTATGAACCGGGATCTGGGAACTTCGATGCCGCAGCCAAAGAATTGACCGAGGATTTCTTCGCTCAACATTACCCGGGTGGAGACTGGTCGAGTGTTGGCGCAAATTACGAAACCCTGCGCGCACAGGTTGGCCAGATGCTTGAACTGATTCAGCAAAGTCTGCCGCAATATTTTTCCAAACCGCCCACGAAATAACTTATGAGCAAGACACTTTATCTTTCTCCTCCAAGCTTCGACGGCTTTGACGGCGGCGCGGGTGCGCGCTACCAGGCCCGGCGCGAGGTCACCAGCTATTGGTATCCGACATGGCTCGCGCAACCCGCCGCGCTCACGCCCAACTCGCGCCTGCTCGATTGTCCGCCGCACGACGTTGACCTCGCCAAGTGCCTCACCATCGCGAAGGACTACGACCACGTCATCATCAACACCAGCACGCCCTCGCTGAAGAACGATTGCAAAGTTGCCGAAGCCATCAAGGCGCAGAAGCCCGAGACCAAGATCGGCTTCGTCGGCGCGCACACGATGGTGTTGCCCACTGAAACGCTCAAGGCGTCGCCTGCAATTGATTGGGTCGGCCGCAAGGAATTCGATTACACCTGCGCCGAAGTCGCCGAAGACCGCGACCTCGCGACCATCGCCGGGCTTTCCTACAAGGACAAGGACGGCATGATCAAACACAACCCCGAGCGGGAAATGATTCCGAACATGGACGCGCTCCCGTGGGTGGCCGACGTTTACAAGCGCGACCTCCAGATCGAGAAATATTTCATCGGTTACCTCCTGCATCCGTACATCAGCATGTACACGGGGCGCGGTTGTCCGGCGCAATGCACCTTCTGCCTCTGGCCGCAGACCATCGGCGGACATAAATACCGCGTCCGCTCGCCGCAGAACGTCGCCGACGAAATGGCCTACATGAAGAAACTCTTCCCGCAAGTGCGCGAGTTCTTTTTCGACGACGACACTTTCACCGCGAACCTCCCGCGCGCCCGCGAGATCGCGAAGAAACTCGGCCCGCTGGGCGTTCACTGGAGCTGCAACAGCCGCGCGAACCTCGATTACGACACGATCAAAAGTTTCAAAGACAACGGCCTGCGCCTGTTCCTCGTCGGCTACGAAAGCGGCAACGACGACATCCTCACCCGCATCAAGAAAGGCGTGACGATGGACGAAATGCGCCGCTTCACGAAGTTCTGCCATCAAGCTGGTGTGGTAATTCACGGCACGTTCATCCTTGGCCTGCCCGTCGAAACGAAGGAAACCATCGAGAACACCATCCGTTTCGCTCAGGAACTCGACGTTTTCTCCATGCAAGTCTCGTTGGCCGCGCCGTACCCAGGCACGGAGCTTTACGAAATGGCGCGGCAAAATGGTTGGTTCGTGAAGAAAGACAAAACCGACCTCGTGGAAGGCGACGGCTTCCAACAAAGCGCGCTCGAATATCCCGGCCTGGGCAAGGACGAAATCTATGCGAACGTTGAGCGATTCTACCATCGTTATTACCTGCGCCCGAAACCGATTCTGCGCATCATCAAAACAATGCTGGAGGACAAGGATGTCTGCGTCCGCCGCCTTCGCGAGGGTTACGAGTTCTTCAAGAGCATGGCGCAGCGGCGCAGCGATCTTGAAGCGGTGAAAGCCGCAGCGGCGTAATTGACGGTGGGGCGAGCGTTACAGCGAGCCGTCGAAATGATATGCCCGAAGTTTTCCGAACCGAAGGTTACGTGTTCTACTTTTATGCGAATGAAGGACATGAGCCGGTGCATATCCATGTCCGGCGCGGCGGCGGCTTCGCCAAGTTCTGGATCGAGCCGCTGGAACTGGCTTGGGCGAAGGGACTCAAGACACCGGAATTGACGCGGGCCGAGGAATTGGTTGCAGAACACCGCGACCAGATACAAAGTAAATGGCATGAAGTCTTCAATCGTTGAACTGGAAGCCAAAGCCATGCGGGTTTGGATCGAACGCCGAAACGTCTGCCTGGCGTTGGCGGACGAGCGCGAAATCCGTTTTCCCGCCGCCAAGAACCGCCGCTTGCGCAAGGCCACGCCCCAACAACTCGCCAACGTCGAGTTGATTTGCGACGGCACGGGCTTGCACTGGCCCGACGTGGACGAAGACCTCTCCGTTCAAGGAATCCTGGAAGGCCGACTCGGCCAGCCGTGAGTGAATTCCTTCTCCGCCTCGAACGGATGCCGGGGTGGTGTCGGATCCGATAAGTCGAAATTGCCGCGTTGCAAACGGCTCGCAAATGATTAGAATGTTCACATGACAACGAAAGCAGTAACGGCAAACGGCGCGAGCCGACAGGACGCAAATTACCTCGCCCGGATTGACTCATGCCTTCGTGAAATCAAGGCCATTCACAAGGACATAGTGGGAAAGCGGACCGAAGGCCGAAAGGTATCCGCAATCATTCGCCGCCAGCACGAGGAAATCCAAACCATCCTGGACCGTGTTGAAGCAACTCTTTGATTACGTCCAGCAGCTTCTCTTTCTGGGCCGGGATACCCAGAAGAACCGGGACGACATCGAAGAGCTCCGACGCGAGTTGCAGCAGACCAACGCGCTGGTCATTGAATTGTCTCACAAACTGGAGCGGCTCGCCGAGCGCGAACGACTGGAACGGGAGAAACTCGCGCTCCAACTTGAAAACGCCCTGCTCCGCTTTGAGCGCCGACTTCCACCCGCCAAAGAGCCAAAGAAGTTGAAGTAACTCGCGCCCCGGCGCGAGCGAACGGTGGGCGACTGATTTCACACCGCTGCCGCGCCGCTGCGTTCAAAAAAGATTGGCTCGAAACCATTCGGCTTCTGTTGCGTGAGGGATTCGATGTCGTATCGGTCACGGCGGACTGCCAGGGTCGGGGATTGCATCCGCCGGCAAGTCGGGCGGCTGGCTGGGGTCTGTCCGTCGCCGGCGCCCGCGCCGGCTTTCCGCGAAGGCGTGAATGTCCTTCTCACCCGAACGGAGGAAATCCAGAAAGTCCACGCCCATGTATTTGCAGGTTTGGCAGACGCTCAAAAGGGTCAGGTATTCTTTGAGGCCTTTCTCCGTCGAGCAACCGCCGAGGTGCTCCCGAAGTTTCGCAAACGCTTTGATCGCGTGCTCGGCGTTGTTGTTGTTCCAAGGCACACCGTCGTAATTCAGAAACGTAAAGAGCTTGTCGCGGTTCTTCTCGAAGCGCTCCACGCAAGTCAACGCCCGTGGACTCTCGTAATCACGCACGACAACTTTTCGATAGAAACGCCCCACCGCAGCGACGTGCTTTCGCAGGAAGCGCTTTTTCAGGCCGCGGCGATCCACATCCTCAACGATAGTTTTCAGGAGCTGGCCGAAGCTCGTAACGATGTGTTTCATCTCCTCGTCGTAAGGGTCGTCCAGCATTGCGCCGTTCAAATCCCTGACGAGATGAATCAGGCACTTCTGTTGGGGACAATTGAACGAGTCATAAACCGCGTAGAAATCTGAGATGAGCACGCCCTTGAACTCACGGAGCGTAGCCTGGGCCATCTCGCCCTCGCGGCCGTCCGAATAGAGATATGCCACTTCATGCATGTTCGTGAAGACCCAGACGTAAGCGCGCTTGCCTTGGACGCTCGCGTGGGTTTCGTCGGCATGCACCACGCCTCCAGAGACGATCCGCTCCAGAATTTGTTGCTGAGTTTGGCTGTAGTACGCGGCCATATCTCGCTTCCAAAATGCGAAGGCCGAACTATTCAGATGCAGACCCAACAACCTCCCTAGTTCTTGGGCGACGATTCGAACTGGAATACAAAGTTCGATGACTTGATAGAAGAAAAGAGCATGGACACTTCTGCCGCATTTGGGATGGTTTCCAGGCCCAAGCCGATTCTCATAATCGCCGAAGGTAGCTTTGCACTTTGAACACCAGTAAGGTTGATATTCATATCGGAACACTCGCCTCTTGAGACTGGACCTTCCAAACAGAATCTCTTGGATTCTTTTAGAGCGAACCCCTCCTCGCTTAACGCCTTTTCTCATGCAGCGCGGGCATTGCCGAGAATCTTCGCTCCTCACAACTTTATCAACACGCCACATGATCTTCGCGTCTGGTTTGGCAATGCTGCGCAGTCGCTTCAGCCGTTTGCTGGATCGCACATAAATCCTGTCACGTTGGTAATCCCAATACGCCGCTTTGGTGACGAACTCCAACTCGCTCAATGGGCTGGAGAACTCGCGCCACTTGTTTACGAGCAGATGTTTTAGGTCTTCGGTATTGATTACTTCAGCCTCTTTGCCCGTGGCGGCTTGAACCCCTCCACGCACGGCCAGACCAGAGATTGCGTCAATCAGCAGTGCCAGAGCTTTGCAGTCTTCAGTGTTGTACGTGACGACTTTCTCTTTGAAAGCGGAGTCCTGCGTTTTGTCCCACCTGTTACGCCAAACAACCGTCTGCTTTCCCGACGATCCGGCCTCTGACCACCTGAACCCGAGCCAACCCGCAACTTCTTTCAAACCGTTTGAATAGGTTGGAAAGTAGGTTTGGGCGAACATCACCGAGACAACATTGATTGCCGGGGCCATTGCCCTTGCCACAAGCGAGCCTTCCGGCGGACTGCCGTAACGCGCTTCCATCTGCTTCAAGAAAGTTGTCTCGTAACTGCCGTAATGAATCAACACGGGCTTCTCGACGGTTTCGAGGATGGCAAGGAATTCCCGCCAAATCCTCCCCTCGTCCGCGACGGTGTCCGCCCACAGGCTGTGCTGGACGGCGGATTCGCCTTGGCGGATGCGCAGGCCGATGAGGTAGTAGAAATCGCGGTCGGGCAGGCCCTCGACATCCAGATAGACGGGCGTGCCTTCGATCTTGAGTTCCGGGCTACCGACGATGTGAATTTTCTTCTCTCGAATCGCCAGCGCCTTGAGCGAGTGATGATACTTCTCGCGTTTGTCGCGCAGCCGTTTGGGGCGTCGGCGCGGCCGGAACGTGTAGGAGAGTTGCGTGACGGTGAAGATGCCTTTGCTGCGGAGTTGCTGGCGCTCCTTCGCGCTCATGCCGGCCAGCAGGCTGAGGTCGTCCTTCTCAACCGCGATCTTCCGGCAGCGCGCCTGGAATTCGCACTCGGCGCAGTGCCGGTTCAGGACGAGATCAGGCGCGGAGCGCGGACCGCCGAGTCCGCGCGTTTCTTCACCGTCTGCGTCCGACTCGCGGACAGTGCTGTCCGCGTTCCGGCTGGTGGTAGAACTGCAAAGCAGGACGATCATTTTCTCGAGTCGCTTCCGCACTTCGGCCGCAAGACCCTTCGACGTAACAGAGGTTCGCGCGGACTCGGCGGTCCGCGCTCCGAGCTTCACCTTGAGCATGGCGCGGTCATCGCCGTGAATGATTTTGCCGAGGCTGCTTTCGCGAGCGAGCACTTGGGAGAGGACCAGCGCGTCGAATGCCAGCAGCAACCGGTCGTCCTTGGTGAGCTTGTTGCGGAAGACGAAACGGATGGGAACGAATTGGGCCGGCTTCCCCCGCCCTTCTGACGGCACACGCTCGACGGCGTGAAGGCGGGATTCCAACTGCTGCTCGGAGCGCGGACCGCCGAGTCCGCGCGTTTCTACATTCGGCTGGGACTCGCGGACAAGGCTGTCCGCGCTCCTGCACGGCGTTTGCGCTACCACATCCACCGCCAACCGCCATTTGGCGTTCTTGAGGTCCTCGGTGGCGGGCGGCGCAACGAGGCGCTCGGTTTCCGGTACTTCTTCCTGCAATCGTAGGGCTGCTTCGCGCTGGTAGGATTCCTCCTGGACACGAACCCATTCGGCGTATTCGTTTCGTGAACCGGTTTCACCGAGCGAACAGAGATAGCATTTGGTCGGGCATTTGAGGAAAGCTTCAAATAGTTGGGAAGTAATTTTCATGACGGGAGAATACTACCGCCCTTTCGTTTTCAAATACCACTTCCCGACTCGCGGACAAGGCTGTCCGCGCTCCTACTTCGGCCACTCGCTGACGCGATGCCACCAGTGTTCGAGCCGCTTCAGATATTGGTGCGGATTCGGCATCCGGTCGGCCAGCGATTGGCTGCCGAGGGATTTGTCTGGCCACAAATGCA
This genomic interval carries:
- a CDS encoding OmpA family protein, with the protein product MKKVKFLNLIVSALVLSVAVVGCKKNPYGVTPLPGQRAGKVGEPGAGTPIEPPSQIKPDSTGLLESADPSKFANWPEDRAALSAQTVYFDFDSSTVKASEKSKIEAVADYIKKNPGNALRIEGHCDERGTEEYNRSLGERRALALREYLANLGSSPDRILTVSFGKDQPADPGHDEAAWAKNRRGVFVVLTPPK
- a CDS encoding twin-arginine translocase TatA/TatE family subunit; the protein is MNIMFAGFFGGWEIVLILAVVLILFGAKKLPELAKGLGQGIKEFKRRRAM
- the tatC gene encoding twin-arginine translocase subunit TatC, producing MATDPDEVRTDVEDEDGGGPVKSFLEHLEDFRWTLIKIVVSIAVAMLLCLIAGNYVVGVIKRPLDKAKIRYPGTNQVVTLLLGTNRLGVFQLDANQQAAFQFGTNRFVALQLAPITIGSNQVLGIRMDTNNDAAETAQKLKIDLNTLSPAGGFFVAFQVAFYGGLALASPFIFYFIANFVFPALKMKEKKYVNRGLLVAVPLFMVGVTFCYFILMPIALAASQLYSNWLGFSANIWRAEEYISFVCKFLLGMGLGFEMPVVILVLVKIGILNYSILSKGRRYMIVVNLILGALLTTPEVLTQVIMFIPLQALYEISIWIAWYWERQERKRQEAEANAVP
- a CDS encoding exosortase system-associated protein, TIGR04073 family, which encodes MRTSFFLLSSVLTLTLFSAGCAGPEQKFGRGVSNIFEIVRGGEIRRTVEQTAMTDGPDTAYTGGFVKGLNRSIARTFIGVYEVATFPIPSYDPIATDYLTPNPVYPDSYKPNLIADQVFAPDTSLGFAGGDVAPMMPGSRFRIFDN
- the ispE gene encoding 4-(cytidine 5'-diphospho)-2-C-methyl-D-erythritol kinase; protein product: MTLERTSPCKINLLLNILGKRPDGFHELETVMYPVNVCDQLTFKRSASGLKLTCNDPSLPTDGGNLVHRAATEFLRLASITDGVCIHLEKKLPLAAGLGGGSANAAITLLGLNELFGKPLSPEKLLELAATLGSDVPFFLQSKPALATGRGEKVQALDLFPALNGACLLLVHPGFGIPTAWAYQQLSRFPEALNGRPGRATKLIALLQQPDLHSAGEAFYNSLEAPALKKYPLLVLFQEFFRANSAVATLMSGSGSTTFALFQSQSDGEQALEKFRQKFGTTCWTALVPH
- the hpnH gene encoding adenosyl-hopene transferase HpnH, with product MRFPLALTAKIARHIIKHKLRRTPKFALVLQLEPLHTCNLTCTGCGRIREYSTNLKDMMSLEDCLASANECDAPMVSICGGEPLIHPKIEELVNGILAQGRIVYVCTNGMFMRKKMRDYLASIYSPALESQIANLKSQNLITARDAEQIRNGDEKARSKVVIRPTKWMYWNVHIDGLEYTHDLIVEREGVFKECVEAIKMAKLLGYQVATNTTVYKETDVKEIEGMFEFFSSLEVDGHTISPGYEYDAAKKDMVKRLHRQPEDFFLTRKMTRQKFAKIQEWGERFTIFGTPVYQEFLAGKRELTCTAWAIPTRNIKGWKAPCYLMTDGHYAGYHEMLEKVDWDKYGVVDGVARDPRCENCMVHCGYDPSGALGTNFQRGDNWKNFKYNFWPKPKPYYPGRDVRAFNGVSIGKGHLAEAKAAINSPRAAMNGAQAVFQRREEPHEHNGNGSCGNGDASQREELLEKIADAKKGE
- a CDS encoding nucleotidyltransferase domain-containing protein, whose amino-acid sequence is MAEAKASALNETAVAYRTATQFPALHDPRHPVHRIANRLEPFVRAIVESICPERIILFGSYAYGEPDEHSDVDLLVIRRNIASEKASNLEIRNAFDSVPGPLFSFTILSKTPERIAERLSVKSPFYEDIVGKGIELYAAQ
- a CDS encoding HEPN domain-containing protein; this encodes MPPNRPSDENDPADWFYSAGDRLRVADSSWRHEGLTHAGIELLQEAAERYLKGYLVAQGWRLNRTHDLRKLLDEAQSYEPGSGNFDAAAKELTEDFFAQHYPGGDWSSVGANYETLRAQVGQMLELIQQSLPQYFSKPPTK
- the hpnJ gene encoding hopanoid biosynthesis associated radical SAM protein HpnJ, giving the protein MSKTLYLSPPSFDGFDGGAGARYQARREVTSYWYPTWLAQPAALTPNSRLLDCPPHDVDLAKCLTIAKDYDHVIINTSTPSLKNDCKVAEAIKAQKPETKIGFVGAHTMVLPTETLKASPAIDWVGRKEFDYTCAEVAEDRDLATIAGLSYKDKDGMIKHNPEREMIPNMDALPWVADVYKRDLQIEKYFIGYLLHPYISMYTGRGCPAQCTFCLWPQTIGGHKYRVRSPQNVADEMAYMKKLFPQVREFFFDDDTFTANLPRAREIAKKLGPLGVHWSCNSRANLDYDTIKSFKDNGLRLFLVGYESGNDDILTRIKKGVTMDEMRRFTKFCHQAGVVIHGTFILGLPVETKETIENTIRFAQELDVFSMQVSLAAPYPGTELYEMARQNGWFVKKDKTDLVEGDGFQQSALEYPGLGKDEIYANVERFYHRYYLRPKPILRIIKTMLEDKDVCVRRLREGYEFFKSMAQRRSDLEAVKAAAA
- a CDS encoding DUF4160 domain-containing protein, translating into MPEVFRTEGYVFYFYANEGHEPVHIHVRRGGGFAKFWIEPLELAWAKGLKTPELTRAEELVAEHRDQIQSKWHEVFNR